The following proteins are encoded in a genomic region of Mycolicibacterium rutilum:
- a CDS encoding DUF1801 domain-containing protein → MTEDWRVDRVDEIRSLIKQAEPDVVEQIKWRTKSNPDGVPAFSLAGLICTVEKYKGKVKVNFAKGSSVKDPDHLFNASLEAPVGRSIDLREDDELDADAFTALICEAVKVNRK, encoded by the coding sequence ATGACCGAAGATTGGCGCGTCGACCGGGTCGATGAGATTCGGTCGCTCATCAAACAAGCCGAACCGGACGTCGTCGAGCAGATCAAGTGGCGCACGAAGTCGAACCCCGACGGCGTTCCCGCCTTCTCGCTCGCTGGCCTGATCTGCACGGTGGAGAAGTACAAGGGCAAGGTCAAGGTGAACTTCGCCAAGGGCTCGTCGGTGAAAGATCCGGACCACCTGTTCAACGCCAGTCTCGAGGCTCCGGTCGGGCGGTCCATCGATCTGCGCGAGGACGACGAGTTGGACGCCGACGCCTTCACCGCGCTGATCTGCGAGGCGGTCAAGGTCAACCGGAAATGA
- a CDS encoding DUF1801 domain-containing protein, translating into MAEDWRIDRLDEIRTLIKQAEPDVVEEAKWRKPSNPDGVPAFSLDGLICTLEMYQGKVKLTFAKGASIDDPDKLFNASMQAGVRRAIDLREDDELDPEAFKALIREAVRVNRR; encoded by the coding sequence ATGGCTGAAGACTGGCGCATCGACAGACTCGACGAGATCCGCACCCTGATCAAGCAAGCCGAACCCGATGTCGTCGAGGAAGCCAAATGGCGTAAACCGTCGAATCCGGATGGCGTTCCGGCATTTTCGCTGGACGGCCTGATCTGCACGCTGGAGATGTACCAGGGCAAGGTGAAGCTCACGTTCGCCAAGGGCGCGTCGATCGACGACCCCGACAAGCTGTTCAACGCGAGCATGCAGGCCGGTGTCCGCCGCGCGATCGACCTGCGCGAGGACGACGAACTCGACCCCGAGGCGTTCAAGGCCCTGATCCGGGAGGCGGTGCGGGTCAACCGCCGGTAG
- the arsB gene encoding ACR3 family arsenite efflux transporter, producing the protein MGKTSASSRQPVVDKMSTLDRFLPVWIGIAMAAGLLLGRWVQGLDTGLDKVQVDGISLPIALGLLVMMYPVLAKVRYDRLDTVTADRKLLVSSLVLNWVLGPALMFALAWLLLPDLPEYRTGLIIVGLARCIAMVIIWNDLACGDREAAAVLVALNSLFQVVMFAALGWFYLSVLPGWLGLEQASISTSPWQIAESVLIFLGIPLAAGFLSRRWGERAKGRQWYESTFLPKVSPWALYGLLFTIVVLFALQGEQIASRPADVVRIAVPLLAYFAIMWGGGYLLGAALGMGYQRTTTLAFTAAGNNFELAIAVAIATYGPLSGQALAGVVGPLIEVPVLVALVYVSLFLRTRFRDSTESPDVPREVEDAR; encoded by the coding sequence ATGGGAAAGACATCTGCATCGAGTCGGCAGCCGGTAGTGGACAAGATGTCGACACTGGACCGGTTCCTGCCGGTCTGGATCGGCATCGCCATGGCTGCCGGACTACTGCTCGGGCGATGGGTGCAGGGGCTCGATACCGGTCTCGACAAGGTTCAGGTCGACGGCATCTCGTTGCCGATTGCGTTGGGACTTCTCGTCATGATGTATCCGGTGCTGGCGAAAGTCCGCTACGACCGCCTGGATACCGTCACCGCAGATCGGAAGCTGCTCGTCAGTTCCCTGGTGCTGAACTGGGTGCTGGGGCCGGCGCTGATGTTCGCGTTGGCGTGGCTGCTGCTGCCCGATCTTCCCGAGTACCGCACGGGCCTGATCATCGTGGGGCTGGCTCGTTGCATCGCCATGGTGATCATCTGGAACGACCTCGCCTGTGGTGACCGCGAAGCGGCGGCCGTGCTGGTTGCGTTGAACTCGCTCTTCCAGGTGGTCATGTTCGCCGCGCTGGGCTGGTTCTACCTGTCAGTGCTACCCGGCTGGCTCGGGCTGGAACAGGCTTCGATCAGCACATCGCCGTGGCAGATCGCCGAATCCGTGTTGATCTTCCTGGGCATTCCGCTCGCGGCGGGGTTCCTGTCTCGGCGGTGGGGCGAGCGGGCGAAAGGCCGGCAGTGGTACGAGTCGACGTTCTTGCCCAAGGTGAGCCCATGGGCGCTCTATGGCCTGCTGTTCACCATCGTGGTCCTCTTCGCGCTGCAGGGCGAGCAAATCGCTTCGCGCCCCGCCGATGTCGTCCGCATCGCGGTGCCGCTACTGGCGTACTTCGCGATCATGTGGGGCGGCGGCTATCTGCTGGGCGCGGCGCTCGGCATGGGCTATCAGCGCACCACCACTTTGGCGTTCACGGCGGCGGGAAACAACTTCGAACTCGCCATTGCCGTGGCGATCGCCACCTACGGTCCACTTTCCGGACAGGCCCTGGCCGGCGTCGTCGGGCCGCTCATCGAAGTGCCCGTCCTGGTCGCGCTCGTCTACGTATCGCTGTTCCTGCGCACACGATTTCGTGACTCGACCGAGAGTCCCGACGTGCCGAGGGAGGTCGAAGATGCGCGATAA
- a CDS encoding putative immunity protein: protein MTGDFALTDDELRAVVRFVEAAAADVLPVFETARPDDPRPRAALDAARQFIEGARRTKLQRATALDAHRAAREAPTEASRLAAQAAGDAAAAAYLHPIAKEHQVGHILRAAANAARIAELEGADADAGLARVRARATPVLIDVLCRYPRPRTGTSRIVQLLSTLDASLRTLGP, encoded by the coding sequence GTGACAGGCGATTTCGCGCTCACCGACGACGAGCTCCGTGCCGTGGTCCGGTTTGTCGAGGCCGCCGCCGCCGACGTGTTGCCGGTGTTCGAGACCGCCAGGCCCGACGATCCGCGACCGCGCGCGGCGCTCGACGCCGCCCGGCAGTTCATCGAGGGAGCCCGTCGCACCAAGCTGCAGCGGGCGACCGCGCTCGACGCCCACCGCGCCGCACGTGAGGCGCCGACCGAGGCGTCGCGGCTGGCGGCACAAGCCGCCGGCGACGCCGCGGCGGCGGCCTACCTGCATCCGATCGCCAAGGAGCATCAGGTCGGCCACATCCTGCGCGCCGCAGCGAACGCCGCCCGCATTGCCGAGCTCGAAGGCGCGGACGCCGACGCCGGCCTGGCGCGGGTACGTGCACGTGCGACACCAGTCCTGATCGACGTGCTCTGCCGGTATCCGCGGCCGAGAACAGGCACCAGCCGGATCGTCCAACTTCTGTCTACCCTCGACGCGTCGCTGCGTACATTGGGGCCATGA
- a CDS encoding ester cyclase yields MSDLAAIYREYLRCLNERRWSDLGDFVANHLSYNRNRMTLADYRALLEADTTATPDLQFRPDLLLADADSVACRLWFECTPRYRFLGIEPTGVQVRFAEHVFYRFREQRIVEVWSLIDKDAVRDQLSGGA; encoded by the coding sequence ATGAGCGACTTGGCGGCGATCTACCGTGAGTACCTGCGCTGCCTCAACGAACGCCGATGGTCGGACCTCGGCGACTTCGTCGCAAATCATCTGTCCTACAACCGGAATCGCATGACCCTCGCCGACTACCGGGCGTTGCTCGAGGCCGACACCACCGCGACACCGGATCTGCAGTTCCGTCCCGACCTTCTGCTCGCCGACGCTGACAGCGTTGCCTGCCGGCTGTGGTTCGAGTGCACCCCGCGATACCGGTTTCTGGGCATAGAACCGACGGGCGTGCAGGTGCGCTTCGCCGAACACGTCTTCTACCGGTTCCGCGAGCAGCGGATCGTCGAGGTGTGGTCGCTCATCGACAAGGATGCGGTGCGCGACCAGCTCTCGGGCGGGGCTTAG
- a CDS encoding VOC family protein produces MRWRGVSHVEFAVLDYDKSTAFYDALFGWLGYSSFSSMNMEYQSIYYMTRYLNPHSYIGIQPARTGDKLTHADQAVGINHVALWARNRKEVDRFHRDFLIPNAIPVTDEPKDYPQYWPGYRAVFFDDPINGIHWELAWVPKVPSPRQVWAFYRAIRGFVKSRPDLARTVPGVTWQARRTLPNHRVQ; encoded by the coding sequence ATGCGGTGGCGAGGTGTCAGTCACGTCGAGTTCGCGGTGCTCGACTACGACAAGTCCACAGCGTTCTACGACGCGCTGTTCGGCTGGCTCGGCTACAGCAGCTTCTCGTCGATGAACATGGAGTACCAGTCGATCTACTACATGACGCGATACCTCAACCCGCACAGCTACATCGGTATCCAACCGGCCCGTACCGGCGACAAGCTGACCCACGCCGACCAGGCTGTCGGCATCAATCATGTTGCGCTGTGGGCACGTAACCGAAAAGAGGTCGACCGCTTCCACCGCGACTTCCTCATTCCCAATGCGATACCCGTCACCGACGAACCCAAGGACTATCCGCAGTACTGGCCCGGCTACCGCGCGGTGTTCTTCGACGACCCGATCAACGGCATCCACTGGGAGCTGGCGTGGGTGCCCAAAGTGCCCAGCCCGCGCCAGGTATGGGCGTTCTACCGCGCGATCCGCGGCTTCGTGAAGAGCAGGCCGGACCTGGCGCGCACTGTGCCCGGCGTGACGTGGCAGGCCCGACGGACGCTGCCGAATCATCGGGTTCAATAA
- a CDS encoding SRPBCC family protein: MARTDVASRVVKAPLSRVFEALVDPDALIEWLPPSGMTGRFEHFDGRAGGSYRLVLTYTDPPAGGAKTDADSDVVEGRFVEIASDDRVVQAVDFASEDPSFGGTMTMTWTVTRVDGGTRVELRADDVPPGISAADHADGMTSSLNNLAAYLDRRQTVFRAD; this comes from the coding sequence ATGGCACGCACAGATGTCGCATCGCGGGTCGTCAAGGCGCCGCTCAGCCGTGTCTTCGAAGCGCTCGTCGACCCCGACGCGCTGATCGAGTGGCTGCCGCCGTCCGGGATGACGGGCCGCTTCGAGCATTTCGACGGCCGCGCCGGCGGCTCCTACCGGCTGGTCCTCACCTACACCGACCCGCCGGCCGGCGGCGCGAAGACCGACGCGGACTCCGACGTCGTCGAGGGCCGGTTCGTCGAGATCGCCTCCGACGACCGCGTCGTGCAGGCCGTCGACTTCGCCTCCGAGGATCCGAGCTTCGGCGGCACCATGACCATGACGTGGACCGTGACGCGGGTCGACGGCGGCACCCGGGTCGAACTGCGCGCCGACGACGTCCCGCCGGGCATCTCGGCCGCCGACCATGCCGACGGCATGACCTCGTCGCTGAACAACCTCGCGGCCTACCTGGACCGCCGGCAGACCGTTTTTCGCGCCGACTGA